From one Bradyrhizobium sp. Ash2021 genomic stretch:
- the rplL gene encoding 50S ribosomal protein L7/L12: MADLQKIVDDLSSLTVLEAAELAKLLEEKWGVSAAAAVAVAGPAAAAAAPAEEKTEFTVMLVAAGDKKIEVIKEVRAITGLGLKEAKDLVEGAPKAVKEGVNKDESEKIKAQLEKAGAKVELK; this comes from the coding sequence ATGGCTGACCTACAGAAAATCGTCGACGACCTCTCGAGCCTCACCGTGCTCGAAGCTGCCGAGCTCGCAAAGCTCCTGGAAGAAAAGTGGGGCGTGTCCGCCGCTGCTGCCGTGGCCGTTGCCGGTCCCGCTGCCGCCGCTGCTGCTCCGGCTGAAGAAAAGACCGAGTTCACGGTCATGCTCGTCGCCGCCGGCGACAAGAAGATCGAAGTCATCAAGGAAGTCCGCGCCATCACCGGCCTCGGCCTCAAGGAAGCCAAGGACCTCGTCGAAGGCGCGCCCAAGGCTGTCAAAGAGGGCGTGAACAAGGACGAGTCCGAGAAGATCAAGGCCCAGCTCGAAAAGGCTGGCGCCAAGGTTGAGCTGAAGTAA
- the rplJ gene encoding 50S ribosomal protein L10: protein MERAAKKDAVEALNGVFKATSVAVVAHYSGLTVAQMQKLRMQMKQAGATVKVSKNRLAKIALEGTDVVAIGSLLKGPTVIATSNDPVAAPKVAIEFAKANEQFVILGGSMGKTVLDVNGVKALAALPSLDELRGKIVGLLVAPATKIAQLSTAPAAKLARVIQAYASKSEAA, encoded by the coding sequence GTGGAAAGAGCGGCAAAAAAGGACGCGGTTGAAGCGCTGAACGGGGTCTTCAAGGCCACGAGCGTTGCAGTCGTCGCCCACTATTCCGGCCTCACCGTGGCCCAGATGCAGAAGCTGCGCATGCAGATGAAGCAGGCGGGCGCGACGGTGAAGGTCTCGAAGAACCGTCTCGCCAAAATTGCTCTTGAAGGCACAGACGTCGTTGCCATCGGTTCCCTGCTGAAGGGGCCGACCGTGATCGCGACTTCAAACGATCCGGTAGCGGCGCCGAAGGTTGCCATCGAATTCGCCAAGGCGAACGAACAGTTCGTCATTCTCGGCGGATCGATGGGTAAAACCGTCCTGGATGTTAACGGCGTCAAGGCGCTTGCCGCCCTGCCGTCACTCGATGAACTGCGCGGAAAGATTGTCGGCCTGCTTGTGGCGCCGGCGACCAAGATCGCTCAGCTCTCGACTGCGCCCGCGGCCAAGCTCGCGCGCGTCATCCAGGCCTATGCCTCAAAGAGCGAAGCGGCCTGA